The genomic DNA ATCACTTGAATAACTTTTTTTGTTTACTCGTCTTACCCTTCATAAAATCTATGCAACAAACCTTGTATTATTGAAGAATATGTATAAGAAACATTCGTATTCATCTTTTACTCACTTAATATGAAAGTATCGCCATTTATCCGTATCGTATTCAATCTTGTTTCTCATTAGTCGTGGGATATATTATCGTGATTTTCTCTTCTTATTTCGTACTCAATCTTAAAATGGTTCATATACTGGTTAATAAGTACAGACAAGCTTCATAGCAAAAGGTTTTTTATCAAGGAGGTTTCCATCTTTGGATTTTGATCTAATTCTCCAAATCATAACGATCATTGGAATTGATATCATTCTCGGTGGTGATAATGCAATCGTAATTGCTCTCGCAAGTCGCAAGCTCCCAGAAGACAAACGACATAAAGCAATCGTGATCGGGACAGGTTTGGCTATTATTGTACGAATCTTACTTACAATTGTTGTAGTATTACTTCTTCAAATTCCTTACTTACAACTCATCGGTGCTATCTTTCTTATTTGGATCGCGATTCAATTGCTTATCCATAATGAAGATGAAACTACTCACATAAAAGGTGGTAAGACGCTATTTGAAGCGATTCGAACAATTGTACTAGCTGACCTTGTAATGGGCTTTGATAATGTTATTGCAATTGCAGGTGCAGCACATGGAGAAATTTGGCTTGTTATTACAGGGTTACTTATCTCTGTACCTATTATTATTTGGGGAAGTAAAATAATCCTACATTGTATAGAACGATTCCCCACACTTGTATACGTTGGTGCTGGCATTCTTGCTTATACAGCTAGTAAAATGATTATACACGAAAAGCAACTTCATCCATATTTCGAAAGCAACCCCACTTTCGAAACTCTCATTCCATTCATTCTTATTATTACTGTTCTTTCATTTGGAGGAATTGGAAATATTTTTGCAAAAGCTTAAAAGGAAACTTCAATAATATAATTATTTCACACTTGCAGAATAAAACTTAATCGTTGTAAAAAAAACTTCTACACAAAGATGTGTAGAAGTTTTTAATAACAACTAGTTTACAAGACGCTGTGCTTCACGAAGTTGGAAAGTACGAACCTTTCTAGGTAAGAAGCGGCGAATCTCATCTTCATTATAACCAACCTGTAAACGCTTCTCATCAATTATAATAGGTCGTCGTAGTAAACCAGGGTTTTCACTAATTAACTTAAATAGATCTTGAAGCGGCATCGTTTCTAAATTAACATTTAGTTCTTGAAAAATCTTAGAACGAGTTGATATAATCTCATCAGTTCCGTCCTCTGTCATTCGTAAAATTTCTTTCGCTTCATCGATCGTTAAATGCTCAGAGAAAATGTTTCTTTCTGTAAACGGAATTTCATGTTCTTCAAGCCATGCTCTCGCTTTTCGACAAGATGTGCAACTCGGTGATGAATATAACGTTACCATCACACACTCACTCCTTCCAAAAGATCAATATACGATAATGTTCAATAAAGAACACCTATTGTCATTACAATAAATCAAAGCTTTATGACTGATGATAATTCTAATTGAACAAGCTTTAAATTATTACCCTTATTACTTTAAAATTATTTTAAATTAAATGGATTTAAGGTACATTATACAGTAAACCCGACAAGAATGATATACATTTTTAAAATTTACATAAGTTGTACAAATCCTTAATTATTAGGTTAATATTCTCTAATTACCTCATTCATTCAAAACTTAAACATGCACACCTCACTTTTTTCATTTCATTCATATATTTACGAATTCAATTGAGAAATGGTTTCATAAAATGAGAAAAAACTTTAGATTATTGAATAAAAGAAGCTATTTTATTAGTAGTTAGAATTAGACACCCCTAATTGTTCTACTTAACCTCCTATTTAAACATCACAACCCTCTACTTTATTTATTCGAAGTAGAGGGTTGTCCTTCATAGGTTATCTAATATATTTTCTGTATTATTTTTTTGTTCATACGTGAGGACTTCATCAACATCCTGATAAGAACGACCGTAGAATTCTTTATCTCGATAAGTATGAATGGATTCATATGTTTTTTTCATACCTTCGTAAATTTTGCGTTGAATAACCTCTTCCGCTTCATCACTTGGAGACCAATATAAAATCTCCATTTGATTCACTTCATTAGTTGCTAAAGACCTTCGGCGATAACCAATTGATTGGGCATGTTCGAAACCTTCTCTTTTATAGAAACGCAATCTTTTTTCACTATCTGAATCTTCATAATCAACTGGTTCAACTTCTAATATAATTGGCTTTTGTTTCGCTTTAAGTTTATTTATTATTTTATGACCAAGACCTTGTCCACGAGCATCGCGTGATACGAATACATAGTCGACAAATAAAAAATCATCCGTTTCAACATACATGACGACATGATGAGGTCCCTCATCTTTATGATAAATATCTCCTTTTTCCTTTAACAAGGCTTCCATATGTTCCCGTGATTTCATTTCTTCTATTGGGAAGTACTGATTAAGCTTTTCATACCAATTCATTGACCTACTCCTTATAAGGTTTTTAATTATCCTCTTACAATAAATAAAATTGTATTTGTAGCATAGTGTACAAATATAGATACAGTTATATAATGAGGTAATCTTTATATAAGCTCTAAATTAGTATGTCACTCAACATAAATCCCTATGAACTATCAAGTGGTGTTAATAATTTTTCTGAGATTAAAAAACATAGCATATATGACTTTTCAATTATAAAAATGTGGCTTAAATTAGTATGAATTATGTTACACTAAATTATAGAAGAATTAGGAAGTGAGGCGCAAAAAATGCTCTATCTACTTTTACCCTTAATAGGAGTTCTTTGGTTTTTGAACCTCACTACATTTATGAAGAACTTAAAGAATGGTGACGATACTCACAACCAGAACATACTTGGGG from Bacillus solimangrovi includes the following:
- a CDS encoding TerC family protein, with product MDFDLILQIITIIGIDIILGGDNAIVIALASRKLPEDKRHKAIVIGTGLAIIVRILLTIVVVLLLQIPYLQLIGAIFLIWIAIQLLIHNEDETTHIKGGKTLFEAIRTIVLADLVMGFDNVIAIAGAAHGEIWLVITGLLISVPIIIWGSKIILHCIERFPTLVYVGAGILAYTASKMIIHEKQLHPYFESNPTFETLIPFILIITVLSFGGIGNIFAKA
- the spxA gene encoding transcriptional regulator SpxA; this translates as MVTLYSSPSCTSCRKARAWLEEHEIPFTERNIFSEHLTIDEAKEILRMTEDGTDEIISTRSKIFQELNVNLETMPLQDLFKLISENPGLLRRPIIIDEKRLQVGYNEDEIRRFLPRKVRTFQLREAQRLVN
- a CDS encoding GNAT family N-acetyltransferase, which produces MNWYEKLNQYFPIEEMKSREHMEALLKEKGDIYHKDEGPHHVVMYVETDDFLFVDYVFVSRDARGQGLGHKIINKLKAKQKPIILEVEPVDYEDSDSEKRLRFYKREGFEHAQSIGYRRRSLATNEVNQMEILYWSPSDEAEEVIQRKIYEGMKKTYESIHTYRDKEFYGRSYQDVDEVLTYEQKNNTENILDNL